One segment of Mycolicibacterium neworleansense DNA contains the following:
- the ettA gene encoding energy-dependent translational throttle protein EttA: MAEFIYTMRKVRKAHGDKVILDDVSLNFLPGAKIGVVGPNGAGKSSVLKIMAGIDQANNGDALLAPGASVGILMQEPHLDETKTVRENVEDGVAVKAKLNRYNEVAELMATDYSDELMEEMGHLQEELDAADAWDIDSQLEQAMDALRCPPPDEPVTHLSGGERRRVALCKLLLSKPDLLLLDEPTNHLDAESVLWLEQHLANYKGAILAVTHDRYFLDNVAEWILELDRGRAYPYEGNYSTYLEKKAERLEVQGKKDQKLQKRLKDELAWVRSGAKARQAKNKARLGRYEEMVAEAEKTRKLDFEEIQIPTPPRLGNVVVEVEHLDKGFEGRQLIKDLSFTLPRNGIVGVIGPNGVGKTTLFKTIVGLEQPDSGTVKVGETVKLSYVDQSRAGIDPKKTVWEVVSDKLDYIEVGQNEIPSRAYVSAFGFKGPDQQKPAGVLSGGERNRLNLALTLKEGGNLILLDEPTNDLDVETLSSLENALEQFPGCAVVISHDRWFLDRTCTHILAWEGDDDNEAKWFWFEGNFGAYEENKIQRLGAEAARPHRVTHRRLTRD, translated from the coding sequence CCGGCGCGAAGATCGGCGTGGTCGGGCCCAACGGCGCCGGTAAGTCCAGTGTGCTGAAGATCATGGCCGGCATCGACCAGGCGAACAACGGCGACGCGCTGCTGGCGCCCGGCGCCAGCGTGGGCATCCTGATGCAGGAACCGCACCTCGACGAGACCAAGACCGTGCGCGAGAACGTCGAGGACGGCGTGGCCGTCAAGGCCAAGCTCAACCGGTACAACGAGGTGGCCGAGCTGATGGCCACCGACTACTCCGATGAGCTCATGGAAGAGATGGGTCATCTGCAGGAGGAGCTGGACGCGGCCGACGCCTGGGACATCGACTCCCAGCTTGAGCAGGCGATGGACGCACTGCGCTGCCCGCCGCCGGACGAGCCCGTCACCCACCTCTCCGGTGGTGAACGCCGCCGCGTCGCTCTGTGCAAGCTCCTGCTGAGCAAGCCGGACCTGCTGCTGCTCGACGAGCCCACCAACCACCTCGACGCCGAAAGCGTGCTGTGGCTCGAGCAGCACCTGGCCAACTACAAGGGCGCCATCCTGGCGGTCACCCACGACCGCTACTTCCTCGACAACGTCGCCGAGTGGATCCTCGAACTCGACCGCGGACGGGCCTACCCGTACGAGGGCAACTACTCGACCTACCTGGAGAAGAAGGCCGAGCGCCTCGAGGTCCAGGGCAAGAAGGACCAGAAGCTGCAGAAGCGGCTCAAGGACGAGCTGGCTTGGGTCCGCTCGGGCGCCAAGGCCCGTCAGGCCAAGAACAAGGCCCGTCTCGGCCGGTACGAGGAGATGGTCGCCGAGGCCGAGAAGACGCGGAAGCTCGACTTCGAGGAGATCCAGATCCCGACGCCGCCGCGGCTGGGCAACGTGGTGGTCGAGGTGGAACACCTGGACAAGGGCTTCGAGGGCCGCCAGCTGATCAAGGACCTGTCGTTCACGCTGCCGCGCAACGGCATCGTCGGCGTCATCGGCCCCAACGGCGTCGGCAAGACCACGCTGTTCAAGACCATCGTCGGGCTGGAACAGCCGGACAGCGGCACGGTCAAGGTCGGTGAGACGGTCAAGTTGTCCTACGTCGATCAGAGCCGCGCCGGCATCGACCCCAAGAAGACGGTCTGGGAGGTCGTCTCCGACAAGCTGGACTACATCGAGGTCGGCCAGAACGAGATCCCGTCGCGGGCCTACGTCTCGGCGTTCGGCTTCAAGGGACCGGACCAGCAAAAGCCCGCGGGTGTGCTGTCCGGTGGTGAGCGCAACCGGCTGAACCTGGCGCTGACCCTCAAAGAGGGCGGCAACCTGATCCTGCTCGACGAGCCGACCAACGACCTCGACGTCGAGACGCTGTCGTCGCTGGAGAACGCGCTTGAGCAGTTCCCCGGTTGCGCCGTGGTGATCAGCCACGACCGGTGGTTCCTGGACCGCACCTGCACGCACATCCTGGCGTGGGAGGGCGACGACGACAATGAGGCCAAGTGGTTCTGGTTCGAGGGCAACTTCGGTGCCTACGAGGAGAACAAGATCCAACGTCTCGGTGCCGAAGCGGCGCGTCCGCATCGGGTGACCCATCGGAGACTCACCCGCGACTGA